From Saccharomyces kudriavzevii IFO 1802 strain IFO1802 genome assembly, chromosome: 13, a single genomic window includes:
- the GIM5 gene encoding Gim5p (similar to Saccharomyces cerevisiae GIM5 (YML094W); ancestral locus Anc_8.873) — protein sequence MSSQKIDLTKLNPEQLNAVKQQFDQELQHFTQSLQALTMAKSKFTECMDDIKTVSKAENEGQKLLIPASASLYIPGKIVDNKKFMVDIGTGYYVEKSADAAVSFYQKKVDKLNKESVQIQDIIKEKTQYSMSIELQIRQAAIKQHEAMSKQQQQQKKEASAA from the coding sequence TCGACTTAACTAAACTGAATCCCGAGCAACTGAATGCCGTGAAACAACAATTCGACCAAGAGTTGCAGCATTTCACACAGTCATTGCAAGCATTGACCATGGCCAAAAGCAAGTTTACAGAATGCATGGATGATATCAAAACTGTTTCCAAAgcagaaaatgaaggacAAAAGCTGCTTATTCCCGCCTCTGCATCGTTATACATCCCAGGTAAGATTGTagacaataaaaaattcatgGTAGACATCGGCACAGGCTATTATGTTGAAAAGAGTGCAGACGCAGCAGTTTCATTTTACCAAAAGAAGGTGGATAAGCTTAATAAGGAATCGGTACAAATTCAAGATATCATAAAGGAAAAGACTCAGTATTCTATGTCCATCGAGCTTCAAATAAGACAGGCCGCTATCAAACAGCATGAGGCGATGAGtaaacagcaacagcaacaaaagaaggagGCTTCCGCAGCCTAG
- the UTP14 gene encoding Utp14p (similar to Saccharomyces cerevisiae UTP14 (YML093W); ancestral locus Anc_8.872): protein MAKKKSKSRSKSSRRVLDALQLAEREINGEFDDSSNNDRRQDARRNGTVVNLLKISRGGADSDEEDVGSESFEDEELNSDEALGSDDDYDILNSKFSQTIRDKKKGNGEYEEDEDKGGYTSIDEEDLMSLSQVWDMDSKAVHSNANDEEDLSPQLRLQNSDVSSESSSSEESESESEVEEDPFDEISEDEEDVELNTITSKLIDETKYKGPRRLDTYGTGEANEYVLPSVSATSGISGKLSLTDMMNAVDDRKVIENVSLLKGKSSTYDVPLPQRIQQRHDRKAAYEISKQEVSKWNDIVQQNRRADHLSFPLNKPTEHNQASAFSRTQDIPQTELQEKVDQVLQESNLVNPEKDSTFEDLSTAKMTPEEMRKRRTEMRLMRELMFREERKARRLKKIKSKTYRKIKKKELMKNREMADISSDEDDEDHDIARAKERMTLKHKTNSKWAKDMIKHGMTNDAETREEMEEMLRQGERLKAKILDRNPDDENDDRVQTLSDVENEEQGNIDTTELKSKLGKTGVMNMAFMKNAEARERDANEENLRRLRAVENGGDIELFESDKEETNGENIQLNKGRRIYTPGTSESNKEMDELNARTRREHGVDESRNLENRLKAKNGKQSKPAKVNAEGAIIVEESSDEEPVQDNQKSQQDGEANGVNPWLANESDEESAIKKQSSKVSIVDKDSSKNAKSMNKMNKAELKQKSKAKKGKSNVDEDLLLTADDSTRLKIVDPYGGSDDEQGDNGFMFKQQNVIAEAFAGDDVLAEFQEEKKRVIDDEDDKEVDTTLPGWGEWAGAGAKSKNKRRKFVKKVKGVVNKDKRKDKHLQNVIINEKVNKKNLKYQSSAVPFPFENREQYERSLRMPIGQEWTSRASHQELIKPRVMTKPGQVIDPLKAPFK, encoded by the coding sequence AtggcaaagaagaaatctaaGAGTAGATCCAAAAGCTCTAGAAGAGTTTTGGATGCGTTGCAGCTCGCTGAGAGGGAGATTAATGGTGAGTTTGATGATTCCAGCAACAATGACAGAAGGCAAGATGCACGTCGTAATGGTACTGTTGTCAacttattgaaaatatcgAGGGGTGGTGCTGatagtgatgaagaagatgttGGCTCAGAGTCAtttgaagacgaagaacTAAACTCTGATGAAGCCTTGGGTTCTGACGATGACTATGACATTCTGAACTCTAAATTCTCACAAACCATCCGtgataaaaagaagggaAATGGCGAAtacgaagaagatgaggatAAAGGTGGATACACTTCTATTGATGAGGAAGACTTGATGTCATTGTCTCAGGTATGGGACATGGATAGCAAGGCCGTGCATAGTAACGCTAACGATGAGGAAGATCTTTCCCCTCAGTTAAGGTTGCAAAACAGTGACGTCAGTTCTGAATCAAGTAGTTCCGAAGAAAGTGAGTCTGAGTCTGAGGTGGAGGAGGATCCCTTCGACGAAAtttcagaagatgaagaagatgtgGAGTTGAACACAATTACTTCGAAACTGATCgatgaaacaaaatataaagGTCCAAGGAGACTAGATACATATGGTACAGGGGAAGCTAATGAGTATGTTTTGCCTTCTGTAAGTGCAACCAGTGGAATTTCGGGGAAATTAAGTCTCACAGATATGATGAATGCTGTTGATGACAGAAAAgtaattgaaaatgttaGTTTACTTAAGGGTAAATCATCCACGTACGACGTTCCGTTGCCACAACGTATCCAACAAAGACACGATCGTAAGGCTGCATATGAAATATCTAAACAAGAAGTAAGCAAATGGAATGACATTGTCCAACAAAATAGAAGGGCTGACCATTTAAGCTTCCCACTGAATAAACCCACTGAACATAATCAGGCCTCCGCTTTTAGTAGAACTCAAGATATTCCTCAAACAGAATTACAAGAGAAAGTAGATCAAGTTCTACAAGAGAGTAACTTGGTCAACCCAGAAAAGGACTCGACATTTGAAGACTTAAGTACTGCGAAAATGACACCTGAGGaaatgagaaaaaggaGAACCGAAATGAGGCTGATGAGAGAGCTAATGTttagagaagaaagaaaagctagaagattaaagaaaataaaatccaAGACATATcgtaaaatcaaaaagaaggaatTAATGAAGAATAGAGAAATGGCTGATATTTCTAGTGACGAGGATGACGAAGACCATGATATTGCTagagcaaaagaaagaatgacTTTGAAACACAAGACTAACTCTAAATGGGCCAAAGATATGATCAAACATGGCATGACAAATGATGCTGAAACTAGAGAGGAAATGGAGGAAATGTTAAGACAAGGTGAACGTCTAAAGGCGAAGATTTTGGACAGAAACCCTGACGATGAAAACGATGATCGTGTGCAAACCTTAAGCGATGTTGAAAATGAGGAGCAAGGAAACATAGACACTACAGAATTAAAGAGCAAGTTGGGTAAAACCGGCGTAATGAACATGGCCTTTATGAAGAATGCAGAAGCTAGAGAGAGGGATGCAAACGAAGAAAACTTACGTAGATTAAGGGCTGTTGAAAACGGGGGTGATATCGAACTCTTTGAAAGCGACAAAGAGGAGACAAATGGAGAAAATATCCAATTAAATAAGGGCAGAAGAATTTATACACCTGGTACTTCAGAATCtaataaagaaatggatGAATTAAACGCCCGTACCAGAAGAGAACATGGCGTTGATGAATCAAGAAATCTGGAAAATCGACTAAAGGCCAAGAATGGCAAGCAATCAAAACCTGCGAAGGTTAATGCAGAAGGTGCAATAATCGTAGAGGAATCTAGTGATGAAGAACCCGTCCAAGACAATCAGAAATCTCAGCAAGACGGCGAAGCAAATGGTGTCAACCCGTGGTTAGCTAATgaaagtgatgaagaaagtgCAATCAAAAAGCAATCTTCCAAAGTCAGCATTGTTGATAAAGATAGTTCTAAGAACGCTAAATCCATGAATAAAATGAACAAAGCAGAACTGAAACAGAAATCGAAGGCGAAAAAAGGTAAATCAaatgttgatgaagatcTTTTGTTAACAGCGGACGATTCCACAAGATTGAAGATAGTGGACCCCTATGGTGGTTCTGATGACGAACAGGGTGACAATGGATTCATGTtcaaacaacaaaatgTCATTGCTGAAGCATTTGCTGGGGACGACGTTCTAGCAGAATTccaagaggaaaaaaagcgAGTCattgacgatgaagatgataaagaaGTTGACACTACTCTGCCCGGTTGGGGTGAATGGGCTGGTGCGGGTGCCAAGTCAAAAAATAAGAGGCGTAAATTCGTCAAGAAAGTCAAAGGTGTGGTGAATAAAGACAAAAGAAAGGATAAGCATTTACAAAATGTGAttataaatgaaaaagtaaacaagaaaaatctgAAATACCAATCATCTGCAGTACCATTCCCATTCGAAAACAGAGAGCAATATGAAAGATCTTTGCGTATGCCAATAGGTCAGGAATGGACATCTAGAGCATCTCATCAAGAGCTTATTAAGCCAAGGGTTATGACTAAACCAGGTCAAGTCATTGATCCATTGAAGGCACCATTTAAATAA
- the PRE8 gene encoding proteasome core particle subunit alpha 2 (similar to Saccharomyces cerevisiae PRE8 (YML092C); ancestral locus Anc_8.871): protein MTDRYSFSLTTFSPSGKLGQIDYALTAVKQGVTSLGIKATNGVVIATEKKSSSPLAMSETLSKVSLLTPDIGAVYSGMGPDYRVLVDKSRKVAHTSYKRIYGEYPPTKLLVSEVAKIMQEATQSGGVRPFGVSLLIAGHDEFNGFSLYQVDPSGSYFPWKATAIGKGSVAAKTFLEKRWNDELELEDAIHIALLTLKESVEGEFNGDTIELAIIGDENPELLGYTGIPTDKGPRFRKLTSQEINDRLEAL, encoded by the coding sequence ATGACCGACAGatattcattttcattgaccACTTTCTCTCCCAGTGGTAAATTAGGTCAAATTGATTACGCACTAACTGCAGTTAAACAAGGTGTTACTTCATTGGGTATAAAGGCCACCAATGGTGTAGTAATTGCCACAGAAAAGAAGTCCTCCTCACCATTGGCCATGTCAGAAACACTCTCGAAAGTATCCCTATTGACACCAGATATTGGTGCGGTATATTCTGGTATGGGTCCTGATTACAGAGTTCTAGTGGATAAATCGAGAAAGGTTGCACATACAAGTTATAAACGAATTTATGGAGAATATCCTCCTACAAAGTTATTGGTTTCTGAAGTCGCCAAAATAATGCAGGAGGCTACACAGTCTGGTGGTGTTAGACCCTTTGGTGTTTCGCTACTAATCGCTGGTCATGACGAATTTAATGGATTCAGTTTATATCAAGTGGACCCTTCCGGTTCTTACTTCCCTTGGAAGGCGACTGCCATAGGAAAAGGTTCTGTCGCTGCAAAGACTTTCTTGGAGAAGAGGTGGAATGATGAATTGGAACTAGAAGACGCTATTCATATCGCCTTACTAACGCTGAAGGAATCGGTAGAGGGTGAATTCAATGGTGACACCATTGAATTGGCTATCATCGGTGATGAAAACCCTGAGTTGCTAGGCTACACTGGTATTCCAACCGATAAAGGTCCAAGATTCAGAAAACTAACTTCtcaagaaataaatgatAGATTAGAAGCTTTGTGA
- the RPM2 gene encoding ribonuclease P (similar to Saccharomyces cerevisiae RPM2 (YML091C); ancestral locus Anc_8.865), which yields MAFKSFIYSKGYHRSAAQKKTATSFFDSSYQYLRQNQGLVNSDPVLHASHLHPHPVVVANVNYNNVDDVLHLHDLDSCINNNNNNNNNTNPLTHEELLYNQNVSLRSLKQQPNGGNTNNSNTQHRYYSTGPTFSANQYDPLSFNTRNFQDFQLKSSQPSVQQQEYNLLQDENTPVWKEDAEPCLNKSTYMQTHIDEINCCYEQKNYNKINSLYQSLKRNDIVPPLEIFTKVLDSLCKRPLDNNDLDNKMYELLTCYQDMINNRLKPPDEIYNIVLLSLFKGSILAYQFKNPNGNDFYKIAIELFNTTTNDPKQKSVVKFRNFSKDVLDYNLLAMNIYPGHVTLSKAQQVIKSSPAFVKDSFYFIACFSYAKSTNDKFAIKELYEDFRLSLSSLGSKQGLLDDQFEVYSVILSSFIETGEVELATNLLDDLVSRIQNSNGLASNISLLLSNFLISMSKVDSSKAYEIWFKFHKLDWIPEFSYEFYLVFMANSFQDWNLTKKIYDYIFPMERNLSPLKKQKLSDYLLYPIGAESIITSLLDYSLQLKDNEMIMKILEESIVKNFSFDIGIYPFVFNYLREIQCGEDYLMRFIESHADFITRGDSLGKFQFLNIIVDNFQSQSLLGKIFHAKFFKSFVKDFNLENCGMVSYNGLISCFNNFVKVPKTIKDFPYILEIHAVLITKLFDFDTYPILQSGDNQVLLSFRDEIENQFKVLIQNFYRLNLDPNSLTGAVSQALKMVNLDDTANGQDLLNFFNHPGDWDKSYPLSLGSFIRNSSRGGIREFTKLSKEGYCFDYDTYKELVVHRAINRQVIDKCLDICPDSIELKKIVNLIISKIPGRDLTKLVINNPKFTKVFVPNLRNDSMVKLIKNCESLLNFIKVCDFPEKFKSIAIQAENKSAIELIYERLFDGGNYIDILRYNNIVPVLNLELLLKSCIRSGEFKQYENLSTRFSDKISESSAIDIQLEYMINKNDIKSALELFKKTPKELRTPHKTKDLYTFTLFLDSFNRDITYYESPENTLQFANILSSQTSFINLLSTYNQIAHSYQLMGFNVGGMATKVKKEILIQMLNNLQDSIRLLSPSIDNDELMKQKLREKVKNYCRFKAYLKSPELDINELKTLISIESFLNPFTPSLLFNNLVETIYLNEHAPSLVLQNGLIYSFQQKGLNKILNYLEESFISNENDANIEKVRELRSVLGSSKPFQL from the coding sequence ATGGCTTTTAAATCGTTCATATACTCTAAAGGCTATCATCGTTCTGCCgctcaaaagaaaaccGCAACCTCCTTTTTCGATAGTTCCTACCAGTATTTAAGGCAAAACCAAGGGTTGGTAAATTCGGATCCTGTACTTCATGCATCCCATCTGCATCCCCATCCAGTCGTAGTAGCGAATGTGAATTATAACAACGTGGATGATGTTTTACACCTGCACGACTTGGATTCTTGCataaacaacaacaacaacaacaacaacaacaccAACCCTCTAACGCACGAGGAACTACTGTACAACCAAAACGTTTCTCTTCGATCGCTGAAGCAGCAGCCAAACGGGGGTAACACTAATAATAGCAACACTCAGCATAGATACTACTCCACTGGTCCAACCTTCTCGGCGAACCAGTACGACCCTTTAAGCTTCAATACTAGGAATTTTCAGGACTTTCAATTGAAATCATCACAACCATCAGTACAACAACAAGAGTATaaccttcttcaagatgaaaatacTCCGGTTTGGAAGGAGGACGCAGAACCATGTTTAAATAAGTCTACGTATATGCAGACCCATATCGATGAAATCAACTGTTGTtatgaacaaaaaaattacaatAAGATCAATTCTTTGTACCAATCattaaaaagaaacgacATAGTTCCACCACTAGAAATTTTCACAAAAGTTTTAGATTCTCTTTGTAAGAGACCACTggataataatgatttaGACAACAAAATGTACGAGTTGTTAACGTGTTATCAAGATATGATCAACAATAGACTGAAACCCCCCGATGAAATTTATAACATTGTATTAttatctcttttcaaaggttCTATTTTGGCCTACCAGTTCAAAAATCCAAACGGCAATGACTTTTACAAAATTGCCATTGAATTGTTCAACACCACCACTAATGACCCCAAGCAGAAAAGTGTAGTCAAGTTCCGCaacttttccaaagatgTTCTGGACTACAATCTTTTAGCGATGAACATTTATCCGGGCCATGTCACACTATCAAAAGCTCAACAAGTCATCAAGTCCTCTCCGGCCTTCGTTAAGGATTCGTTTTACTTTATTGCATGCTTTTCGTACGCCAAATCAACAAATGACAAATTTGCCATCAAAGAACTATATGAAGATTTTAGACTATCTTTATCCTCCCTTGGTTCAAAACAAGGTCTACTCGATGACCAATTCGAAGTTTATAGCGTAATCCTTTCCAGTTTCATTGAGACTGGTGAAGTTGAGCTAGCGACCAATCTTCTGGACGATTTGGTGTCCAGgattcaaaattcaaatgGGTTAGCCTCAAACATTTCGCTGTTATTGTCGAATTTCTTAATATCAATGAGTAAAGTAGACTCTTCTAAAGCTTATGAAATTTGGTTCAAATTCCATAAATTGGATTGGATACCTGAGTTCTCGTATGAGTTTTATTTGGTGTTTATGGCAAATAGTTTCCAAGATTGGAACTTGACTAAGAAGATTTAtgattatatttttccCATGGAGAGGAATCTGTCTCCgttgaagaagcaaaaattGTCAGACTATTTATTGTATCCAATAGGGGCCGAATCCATTATTACATCTTTACTAGATTATTCTTTGCAATTGAAGGATAATGAGATGATTATGAAAATATTAGAGGAATCCATtgtcaaaaatttctccTTCGACATCGGCATTTATCCATTTGTCTTCAATTATCTACGAGAAATTCAATGCGGAGAAGACTATCTTATGAGATTTATTGAATCGCACGCTGACTTCATTACGAGGGGCGATTCTCTCGGCAAATTCCAATTTTTAAATATTATAGttgataattttcaatCGCAATCACTACTAggcaaaatatttcatgcgaagtttttcaagagCTTCGTGAAAGATTTCAATCTAGAAAATTGTGGAATGGTCAGCTATAATGGGTTGATTTCATGCTTTAACAATTTTGTTAAAGTTCCAAAGACAATAAAGGATTTTCCATACATTTTAGAGATCCATGCCGTTTTGATAACAAAATTGTTTGACTTCGACACTTATCCAATTCTGCAAAGTGGTGACAATCAAGTTCTCTTGAGTTTTAGAGacgaaattgaaaatcaatTCAAGGTTTTGATTCAAAACTTTTACAGATTAAATTTAGATCCAAACTCGTTAACAGGCGCAGTATCGCAGGCTTTGAAAATGGTCAACCTAGATGACACTGCTAATGGCCAAGATTTACTGAACTTCTTCAATCATCCTGGAGACTGGGACAAATCCTATCCATTGTCCTTGGGTTCTTTTATCAGAAACTCTTCTAGGGGCGGTATAAGGGAGTTTACCAAACTAAGCAAAGAAGGCTATTGCTTTGATTATGACACGTATAAAGAACTGGTCGTTCACAGGGCTATTAACAGACAAGTCATCGATAAATGCCTAGATATATGTCCTGATTCAAttgaactgaaaaaaatagtgaaTTTAatcatttccaaaattcCTGGTAGAGACCTGACAAAATTGGTGATCAATAATCCAAAGTTTACCAAAGTTTTTGTGCCCAACTTACGAAATGATTCGATGGTGAAATTAATCAAAAACTGTGAATCTTTACTAAATTTCATAAAGGTCTGCGATTTCCCAGAAAAGTTCAAGAGCATCGCCATTCAGGCTGAGAACAAGAGTGCTATTGAGCTGATATACGAAAGGTTGTTTGACGGTGGCAACTATATCGATATTCTGAGGTACAATAACATCGTACCCGTATTAAACTTAGAACTTTTACTAAAATCATGTATAAGATCTGGTGAATTCAAACAATATGAAAACCTTTCTACAAGGTTTAGCGATAAAATTAGCGAATCTTCCGCAATTGATATCCAGCTCGAGTATATGATTAATAAGAATGATATTAAAAGTGCCTTAGAACTATTCAAAAAGACCCCAAAAGAATTAAGGACACCTCATAAGACTAAGGATCTTTACACATTCACATTATTTTTGGACAGTTTCAATAGAGACATTACCTATTATGAAAGCCCAGAGAATACACTACAGTTTGCCAATATCTTATCCAGCCAAACAAGCTTCATAAATTTATTATCAACGTACAATCAGATCGCCCATTCATATCAGCTAATGGGTTTTAATGTAGGTGGAATGGCTACTAAGgttaaaaaggaaattttaaTTCAAATGCTGAACAATCTTCAAGACTCCATCAGATTGTTATCTCCCAGCATTGATAATGACGAACTAATGAAGCAGAAATTGAGGGAGAAAGTAAAGAACTACTGCAGATTCAAAGCTTATTTGAAGTCGCCTGAATTGGACATAAATGAGCTGAAGACCTTGATTTCGATCGAGTCTTTTTTAAACCCTTTCACTCCTTCATTGCTGTTCAATAACTTGGTTGAGACTATTTACTTAAACGAACACGCTCCTTCGTTAGTCCTTCAGAATGGGCTAATTTACTCGTTTCAGCAAAAAGGCCTCAACAAAATACTGAACTATCTGGAAGAAAGCTTTATAtctaatgaaaatgatgcaaatattgaaaaggtCAGAGAATTGAGATCCGTACTAGGAAGTAGCAAACCTTTTCAATTATGA
- the UFO1 gene encoding SCF ubiquitin ligase complex subunit UFO1 (similar to Saccharomyces cerevisiae UFO1 (YML088W); ancestral locus Anc_8.863) has product MERSGLFLQDLPPEILINIFSHLDEKDLLTLQELSVHFRNLIHDEELWKNLFRSRIHTTHFPTLSQSTKFSVEYIERTRGLHRWKHNKAVRTKYTITPTRNWDQPSIERIVFDYPRVASYNDGTITILQLQNHKRQKKFKKLIYIPCTTPQGCSTMDFNINAAVFGRFDGRVFGKLLSNKSYLTPVMEFNGRHSAGVTAICNSESWDTSREDWCVSGSENGEIIWWCESKLVKMWKVSNRVIWKLAFFKDWTLIMDDEKLYIIYQMQELHSIDIPRDADEQSIRVQFFKMDFGSMNLVLADLNDVYTISVNPNGNFGNLRKLEIPEKICAIEIDEKTSQREQNWQFAGDDGCYISVLTTQNTLYMINIRDLSTAGLKVQCKIRFDEQVYVTQVTNLIVVAALSNVLQILNAMTGELIKSVLKTDKFPEFLKVSQDKIIMGSSNVLNYLMFVSGDSKKHHHSTKGKNAISNKWNETLNTELQYYDEDEDLRRRRQSEISRLINAYGGDLEISGDTDEENDIQLRIALLESQEAQVRSEAESGAHAEDNEEEQLRRALEESQRIHEAQVSRLTNQTDTADDEIEEVEDDQEFLRAIEQSRLEDDRRRQLRNNNTGRRNGPLCDETFATDSADSSEQVSTENTIGSDAGVNAGNNVDDDLQLAIALSLSEID; this is encoded by the coding sequence ATGGAGCGGTCTGGCTTGTTTCTGCAGGATCTTCCACCTGAAATCCTGATaaacattttttctcaCTTGGATGAAAAGGATTTGCTCACCTTACAAGAACTTTCCGTCCATTTCCGGAACCTAATTCATGATGAAGAGCTCTGGAAGAACCTGTTTAGGTCAAGGATTCATACTACTCATTTCCCTACACTTTCTCAGTCCACGAAGTTCAGTGTGGAGTATATTGAAAGAACCCGTGGCCTTCACCGCTGGAAGCATAACAAGGCCGTGAGAACCAAATACACTATAACGCCGACAAGGAACTGGGACCAGCCCAGTATAGAACGTATAGTGTTTGATTATCCGCGAGTGGCTTCTTATAATGATGGTACCATTACGATCCTGCAGTTACAAAACCACAAGAGACAGAAGAAGTTCAAGAAACTTATTTATATTCCATGTACGACTCCACAGGGTTGCTCTACTATGGACTTTAATATTAATGCTGCCGTATTTGGTAGGTTCGACGGCAGAGTATTTGGAAAATTGTTAAGTAACAAATCTTACTTGACGCCTGTGATGGAATTTAACGGAAGACACAGTGCGGGTGTTACTGCCATTTGTAATTCGGAATCCTGGGACACGTCAAGAGAGGACTGGTGTGTGAGCGGTTCTGAGAATGGGGAGATTATTTGGTGGTGTGAAAGCAAGCTTGTCAAGATGTGGAAAGTCTCCAACAGGGTTATTTGGAAGCtggcttttttcaaagattggaCTTTAATTAtggatgatgaaaaactgTATATTATCTATCAAATGCAGGAACTGCATAGCATAGATATTCCTAGGGATGCCGACGAACAATCGATAAGAGTACAATTCTTCAAGATGGATTTTGGTTCCATGAATTTGGTCCTTGCTGATTTGAATGATGTTTATACAATATCGGTCAATCCCAACGGCAATTTTGGTAATTTGAGGAAACTAGAAATTCCGGAAAAGATATGTGCTATCGAGATAGATGAAAAGACTTCGCAAAGGGAGCAAAACTGGCAGTTTGCAGGTGATGACGGTTGCTACATCAGTGTTTTGACAACACAGAACACACTTTACATGATCAATATAAGAGATCTTTCCACGGCGGGTTTGAAAGTCCAATGTAAGATAAGATTTGACGAACAAGTTTATGTAACGCAGGTGACAAATTTAATTGTCGTGGCAGCATTGTCAaatgttcttcaaatattgAATGCGATGACAGGTGAGTTGATTAAGTCTGTATTAAAGACGGACAAGTTTCccgaatttttgaaagtatcGCAAGATAAAATCATTATGGGAAGCAGTAACGTTTTGAATTATTTAATGTTTGTTTCAGGtgattcaaagaaacaCCATCATTCCACTAAAGGTAAAAATGCAATAAGCAATAAATGGAATGAAACTTTGAACACGGAGTTGCAATATTACGACGAAGATGAGGACCTAAGAAGGAGGAGACAATCAGAAATATCAAGATTAATCAACGCCTACGGCGgagatttggaaatttcaGGCGATaccgatgaagaaaacgacATTCAGTTGAGAATCGCGCTCTTAGAATCGCAGGAGGCACAAGTACGAAGTGAGGCGGAATCGGGAGCGCATGCCGAggataatgaagaagaacaattACGGCGAGCATTGGAAGAATCTCAACGTATACACGAGGCACAAGTGAGCAGGTTGACTAATCAAACTGATACTGCCGATGACGAAatagaagaagttgaagatgACCAAGAATTTCTCAGAGCCATCGAACAATCAAGACTGGAAGATGACAGGAGGAGGCAACTCAGAAACAATAATACAGGTCGACGAAATGGACCTCTGTGCGATGAAACTTTCGCTACAGATAGTGCCGATTCTTCTGAGCAAGTCTCAACTGAGAACACCATTGGTAGTGATGCTGGTGTCAATGCCGGTAATAATGTTGACGATGACCTGCAATTGGCAATTGCGTTGTCTTTGAGTGAAATCGACTGA